The Cellulomonas sp. S1-8 genome has a window encoding:
- a CDS encoding carbonic anhydrase — translation MSAGEVSPRTPAEAWAELCAGNARFVDDRMLHPSQGIDRRTELSAEQHPFAVLFGCSDSRVAAEIIFDQGLGDLFVVRTAGHVLDTTVIGSIEYGVTVLGAPLVVVLAHDSCGAVAAAVDAMTHGNVPPGFVQAVVDRVIPSIVRLTATGRPLDSFDAATLGHEHVLHTARQLHGYSVSLAEEVAAGRCAIVALEYTLADGRTRPAHVIGDIGAGPGVIPPQG, via the coding sequence GTGAGCGCGGGCGAGGTCTCGCCGCGGACCCCCGCGGAGGCCTGGGCCGAGCTGTGCGCGGGCAACGCGCGGTTCGTCGACGACCGCATGCTCCACCCGTCGCAGGGCATCGACCGGCGGACCGAGCTCAGCGCCGAGCAGCACCCGTTCGCGGTGCTGTTCGGCTGCTCGGACAGCCGGGTCGCCGCCGAGATCATCTTCGACCAGGGGCTCGGTGACCTGTTCGTCGTCCGGACCGCCGGGCACGTGCTCGACACGACCGTCATCGGGTCCATCGAGTACGGCGTCACGGTGCTCGGCGCGCCGCTCGTCGTGGTCCTCGCGCACGACTCGTGCGGCGCGGTCGCCGCGGCGGTCGACGCGATGACGCACGGCAACGTGCCGCCGGGGTTCGTGCAGGCCGTCGTCGACCGGGTCATCCCGTCGATCGTCCGCCTCACCGCGACGGGCCGGCCGCTGGACTCCTTCGACGCCGCGACGCTCGGCCACGAGCACGTGCTCCACACCGCCCGTCAGCTCCACGGCTACTCGGTGTCGCTCGCGGAGGAGGTCGCCGCCGGGCGCTGCGCGATCGTCGCGCTCGAGTACACCCTGGCCGACGGCCGGACCCGTCCGGCGCACGTCATCGGCGACATCGGCGCAGGCCCGGGCGTCATCCCGCCCCAGGGCTGA